In the genome of Candidatus Sericytochromatia bacterium, the window CTCGCAGCCAGCGTGGGCTCCCTCGAACCTCCGGCCGCTCCCGCCGCGACGATGGGGTCGGTCCGCGCGGAGGGAGCCGCCCAGCGCGCGTCCGAAACCGTTTCGGCCGATGAGTTGGTCGCCTCGCAAGCCGCTACCATCACGGCAGAATGGCCAACCGGTCTTGGTGTCGGCCTGGTGGAGCTCCGGGCCATCGCGACCGATCGGCCGTGGTCATTCTCCAACGGTCAGACTCAGCGCGTACCGGCAGGAGACTACCGAGTCTCGGCCAACCGCGACAAGGTGAGGCTGGAGTCGGATGAAAACCTGCGCCTGAAGGCGGGAACGGCCAAGCGAATTCGTCTCAGCATCGCCTCTGAGACCCTCCAATTCACGGTAGAGGAGCTTTCCCCAGCGCCGTGACCCCTGGCCGCCAGGCCTTAACGCGCGAACCGCTCAGCTGCTTTCAGCGGCTGGAGGCCATCGCTTACGCCCCTAAACCGTGGAGGCGTCGGCCGGCTGAGCAGTCGCTAGCGGGGCTCGTTCGCCGAGGAGTCGTGCTTGAGCATGTCCGGCAGCAGGTCAAGGGCAGCCTCGTAACGGGCTCGCTCACGGGGGTCCGGCAAACGAGCGATCAACGCGTTCAAGGCACGTTGCTGGGTGCGCAGATTCCGAGCAGTGACCTCCGCGAAGCCTTTTTCAATGTCGGCACGCACCTCATCGGGCGTTCGTTCCCCTGCCTCAGCCACATCCATCACTCCCATACCAGCGGCGGGAGAGAGGTGTCCTCTCCCTTCAGGCCAACCCCATCCCAAGCGTAATGTTCTCGCCGCAACGTGCCACGGGGTTTCTCAAACTGAAGGCGAAGCCCGCGCGTGGCCACAGGCTGCATCGTCAGCGCCAGCTGACGTCGCCGCAACACCACCTCAAATCCAGCTGTGGGAGCGGAGCGTCGAAACACCATGACGGTTTGCTTGCCAACCGGCCCGTGAGGCTGCCCACGCGCCACCAGTTCCTCCACGCCATCTCCGTCGAGATCGCGAACTTCCAGCGCGGTGAGCCTGCCAGGAACCGATCGACCGGCCTTGGAAACAAATTGCACACGTTCGAAGTCGTGGGCCGTGCGTCGGTACAGGACGATGCGGCTTTCATCGTCCCAGGCGCTGATGCTGCTCTGCTCCGGGGCGTGAATCGCGATCGCCCACTCACCGGTCTTGAGGCGCACAGCGGCGTGTGGGGTATGCCCCAATGCCAGCAAGCGCTGCCCGACGGCCGCACGCACGAACAGGACCAACGGATCAGGCTGAGGCGCAGGGGCGGCCGCCAGGCTGAGAGCAGCGAGGAGCAGCCAGACCACGGGGGGCAAACGCGACATGGCGGCATGTTACCCCATCCACGGGCAAGTTGCCGCTCCCATTTCCCAGGGTGACAGGCCCCCGTGTAGCATGCGGCGTATGCTTGCAACCGCCACCCCGGACCACCTGGAGGGCCACGCCGCGCCCCCCCCTCTCCCCTTGGCCACGCCCGCCGAAACCGTGCGACTCCTGGTGGGCTTGCTGCCTCAGCATGTCGCTGCATTGACCCTGGCGGCGCTGTTCGTCGTGCTCGGAACGCTCACGACCGCCGCCCTGGTGCCGCTGGCGAGGGCGGGTGCCACGGCGTTTGGCCAGCTGAGCTGGCAGAGTCTGAATGGACTGGTGGCGGGATTGATCGGCCTGTTCGCCTTGCGAAGCCTGTGCCAATTCGTTCAGAGCATCCTCGCCCACCACGTGGCACTGGCGGTCACGAGCGCGCTGCGCGAGCGGGTGACCGCTCACCTGCTGGAACTGGAGATGAGGGCCTTCCAGCGGATCCGCCCGTCGGATGTGACCACCCGCCTGACGGATGATCTGGAGCAGGTTCGGGACGCCCTGGCCGCCGTTCTCGCGGAGGTCATTCCCAGTGTGCTGGTGATTGCCTATGCCATCGGCACCGTCACCTGGATGAATTGGCGTCTCGCCCTCGCCTCCCTGCTAGGCGCTCCGCTTGTCAGTCTGGCCATCGCGCGCTTCGGCAGCCGCCTGCACCACCTCGCAGCGGCAGGGCAGGCGCGCCAGGCTGCCCTGGCCGTCGAGACCCAGGAGGCCCTACAACAGCTCCCCTTGATCCGGGTGTTCGGACACGAAGGCCAGCGGGTGCTGCGTCTGGCCAGCGCCAGCCAGGCCCATCGGCGAGCCCTCTGGCGAAAGGCCCTGGTCCTGGCCGCACAGTCTCCGACGATCGCCATTCTGCAAACCAGCGCCCTCGCGGCCGTGCTCTGGGTCGGCGGGAGGGAAATCCTTCACGGCCGGCTTGAGCCGGCCGACCTGCTGGCCTTCGCCGCGGCCATCGGCATCGCCGTGGACCCCACCTTGGCCCTGAGCCAAACCTGGAGCCGGGTGCAGATGGCACTGGCCAGCGCTCGCCGCGTGGCAGCGCTGCAGACGTGGGGGCCCACCATGGCCTGGCCTGAACATTCGGGGCCGACGCTCAACCTCGCGGGAGATCTGACATGCCATCACGTCAGTGTGACGGACAGCGCTCCTCGCCCGATTCTTCAGGACATCTCCCTGCGGGTGCGGCCAGGGGAATGTCTCGTCATCACGGGACCCTCCGGTGCTGGCAAAAGCACCCTGGCCGCCTTGCTGGTGCGCCTGTGTGACCCGAGCACGGGCGAGGTTCGTCTGGGTTCGCTGGCCCTGAGCGCGCACGCCCGCGAAGATCTGCGCCGGGCGATCGCCTACGTCCCTCAAGCGCCCACCTTGCTGGCCGGCAGCGTGGCGGAAAACCTTCGCCTGGGCAAGCCAGAAGCAGACCTGCCGAGTTTGCGGGCCGCCTGTCGCATCGCGCAGATCGACGACTTCATCGACACCCTTCCACATGGCTATGAAACCCGTGTCGGGGAGGGAGGCCTGCCCCTTTCAGGGGGACAAGTTCAGCGCCTCGCGCTGGCCCGTGCGCAGCTCGTTCAACCGCGAATCTGGGTGCTGGATGAGGCCACCTCTGCGCTGGACCCCCAGCTGACGACCCGCCTGCTCGACGCCCTGCTGGCTCAGCGGGACTGTATGTGGGTGTTGGTCTCGCATCAGCCAGAGGTCGTCTGGCGCGCCGATCAGGTCGCGGTGCTGGAGCAAGGCAAGCTGGTTCAACTGGGGCCCCCGAGAAACCTGGTGGATCAGCCAGGCCTGTTTTCCGAGCTCTACCGCCCATCTCAATTCAAGGATACACAAAGGATGAATTAAGAGATGGTTAATTCTTGTTCCTTGTGATACATTCAAGGGGTTGGGAAGTGGGTACCTCGCGCGGTTTTGGAGTCCGTGGCATGACGCTGCAATCCCCTTACAAACCTGGTGACCTCGTCAGATTGGTCTCTGAGCCCAGACAATCACAGCTCTCACGCTTGATCGGGCAACCCAGCATCGTGACCGGCGTCGATGATACCTACCAGCCGCCGCGCTTCATCGTGGCAGTATTTGACCCTGCCACGCGCGACCTGGAGAGGATTCGCTGCCGCCGGGAAGACCTAGAAGCCATCAAGGTCTCCCGTTGAGCCCTTCCTCCGGGCGACCTCCCGCCCGGGGAGACCTGGCCTCGGCTGGCAGAGGGCGTTTGAAAAAACACAGGGTGGTCCGGGCCTGTGGCTCATAGGTGACACTCACCAGTTCCCAGCCGAGCAGGCCCAGCAGGCGAAGGTCCTGGTCACTGTCACCGAAGACGACCACGCGATTGTAGTCGACCACCTTGTATTCCCAGCGCGTGACGCTGGGAACGAGCGGTGCGACGGAAGGAGGAGAGGGAGCTGCCTGGCCCTCCCCGGCCGAGGCGAGCCAGGCAGACAGGCCGATCATCAGCCCCAGGGTGAGACGATGGGTCGACGGCGCGTGGTCGCGCCTGTGGTCATTCTTCCTCATGGCGGCAACGCGCCAGGTTTTCCTGGTACACGGATTCATCCGGCTGCAGATCCACGGCCTGGCGAAGTTGTTCCAGCGCCAGCTGGCGGTCCCCATGCTCCAGATAGGCCATGCCCAAGTTGTTGTGAAACATGGCACGCTCCGGCACGCTGACCGTGGAGGAGTTGTCCGCCAGATACGACGCGAGCTTGAACAGCTGGATGGCCCGTTCGTAGTTGCCATCGTGGTTGTATAGCGAGGCAGCTTGACTGTAGAGACCAGCCAACAGGCTGTCGTAAATGTTTTCGGGGATGTTCCGCAGAGCCGTCTCGATGGTATCCAGCGCCTTTTTACGCTTGCCGGCCAGCTCGTATGCCTGGCTCAGGTTGGTCAGCAAGCGAATGTGACAGACCACATCCGAGCTCTCATAGGCCAACCCCTCTTCCATCACCTCCACGGCGGCGTCGTAGTCCTCGAACGCGATAAGGATGTTGCCCATCTCGTTACACAGCTCGGCCAGCAAATTGACCATCGCATACTTGTCACACAAGGCGGCGGCTACCTCGAGTTCGCGCAAGGCGCGCAGGAACAGGTAGCGATCGCGCATGGCCAGCCCCCGCTCCCAGTGCAGCGCAATCTCCGCCCGGTCCGATGCGAACTCGGCGGCGATCGCCTCTTCACTCTCGTCAGGCAGCGCCTCCATGTAGTTGTAGCGCCGTTCGTCGTTTTCGAGCACCTGCAAAAAGGCAGACAGGTCACCATTCTGGCTCCGCCACAGGGCGGCCAGGGGCTCCGGCATCCGCGCGAGCGAGTGGTGCTCGTTGAGCAGGAAAGCAAACTCTCCTTCGGAGAAAAAGGCATCCAGCAGGCCCACCACCTCGCCATTGTGGAAGAGGTAAAACCAGCGTCGTTCCAATGCCTGTTCGCCGCCCTCCAGGGTTTCCTCACCCGGCAGGGTGCCTTTCACCTCGACCAGGCTGAAGGGGTCGGGCAATTCCGCGGCAAAGGCGGCCGGGTCTCGCTCGCACGCTTCCCACAAATCTGCCAGGTCGTCAGGCAATACCGCGTCCAGGCCGGGATGCAGAGTCGCCACCACGCGGAGATCCCGCAGCAACAAAAAAGACGCTTCTTGCTTCACGCACCCTCGACTTCTGCCTGACCCCCATCATGATGCCCGATGCGGGCTTCGTTGCCAAGCCAGACGTGCCATTCCCCGGCCTGGCCGCCTCGATTAACGAAGGTTTCAACCAAACTTAGGTCGACCTTCACATGCGGGACGCAATTTCCCCGCCTCGCTGGCGATAGAAACCACAGGTGCGTCGGTCGCGCCCCGTGTGTCGAATGTGGAGGAAAACCCCCGTGCCTCGTTCCAAGCCTTGCTTCGTCCTGGTGGGGTTGTGTGTGGCGCTCAGCCTTTCGGCGTGTGGGCGGAAGCCCCCCGTCGCCACCGCGCCCATCACCCTGGCAGACGACACGAGGGTGGCGAGTGCCCCGGATAACCTCCAGGCCGCCCTGCCGAACGCGGTCCCCGGCGGAGAATTGGAGCTGCCCCCTGCAGACTTGGACGCCTCCTCCGGGAATCAGGTGGCCAGCAACGTCGTGGCCGCGGACGTGGCAAGCAACGCCATCGCCACTGACGTGCCCGGCATCGACCAGGTCGCTTCCGACACGGCCGCCAGTGCCGCTGAGGCCAAGCGCATTGCGGATGAAGCCGCCAAGGCCGAAGCTGTGAAGCGCGAAGCCGAGGCCAAGCGAAAGGCTGACGAGGAGGCCGCGGCGGCCGCCAAAAAGGCAGCGGAGGAGGCCGAGAAGCGCAAAGCCGAACAACAGGCAGCCATGACCCCCCGCTATAGCCGCGTCATTGGTGAAGGGGGGCTGTACGGGGCCCAGGCGCTCTGCATCTCCTCCGGCTCCATTTACGTGGTCGACAATGCGCGGACCGGTTTGCTGGGCCCCTTTGCCGCCATTCGGAAGTATGACCTCGCCACGGGCGAATACGCCAAGTTGAGCTTCGAAAACCTGGGCCTGCTGGGGGTGAAAAACTTGCCCGTCGGCATCAAGGCCGTCAAGGTGGAGAACACCAAGGTGATCACCACGGATGGCACGACCCAGTGGACCTTTGATGCGGGCGCCAACTTGCTGAAGTCAGAGCCGGGCTCCTTCGCGCCTCCTGCCAAGTTGACCTTGCCGGGCAAGACCGACAGCATCGTGATCAAGGACGGGGTGCTCCAACGGGTCGAGGCGGATGGGGACCTGGTGGTGACCTTCGGCCAGAAGGAAGTCAACAAAGCCACCGCGCTCGCATTGGACGAGGCTGGTAATCTCTATGTTTGCGATGCAGGCCCCAAAGCCCGTGTGGTGGTGTTCACCGCTCCCAAGGAGTGACGCGCGCGAGGTTCGAACCGCCGTGCGCGACCACGTGACCCTCATTTTCCGGTCAGGCGGATCAGCAAAAGGCTGAATTCAAACAGCCCGTAGAGGGCCACAGCGAGCGCCAGTTGACTGAAAATGTCCACCGATGGGGTCAGCAGGGCTGCCAAGACGAAGGCCGTGACAAAGGCCGAGCGACGCTGAGTGGCCAGGGAATAACTGGTTACAACCCCCAGCACCGAGGCAGCCAGCAGGAATAGCGGCAACTCGAACGCCAGGCCGGTGGCGAACAGCAGGCCCCCGGAGAATCCCAGATACTGCCCGATGGCCAGCATCGGCTTCACCTCTGGCGGCGCAAAGCCCACCAGGAACTGCAACCCGGTCGGCAACAGCAGGGCGTAGGCGAAGGCCATTCCCAGACTGAACAACGCAAAGGCACCGATCACCGTGGGGATGGCCAGGCGTCGCTCCGTTGGCAGCAAACCAGGCCCCACAAAGGCCAGTATTTGGTAGAGCAGAACCGGCAGCGCCAGATACAAGCCGCCCAGCAAGGACAGCTTCATCACGGCCATGAAGTACTCGCCAGGCCCCGTAAAGATCAGCACGACGTCCAGGGGTGGGAACCCCATGGGGCCCGTGGGCACGTGCAAGGGGCGCTCGAGGAAACGGACCACAGGGGCGTGGTTGACGAACACCGCCACGGCCATGACCAGCACCGCCAACAGCGCCTTGAAGATACGCCAGCGCATCTCCTCCAAATGGTCGAATACGCTCATCTCGGGCCCCTCGTCCCCGGTCGGCAAGGGCGAGGGCGCCAAAAGGGAGGGCTTCTCCTCGGAGGAGAAGCCCTGGCCGGCCTGATGCATTTCCGTGTTCAATACCCGGCGCTCCCGAAGTCTTCAGGTGGTCACCGCGTCGATCATCCCGTAGTGACCATCTCGGCGATGGTACACGATGGAGACCTTGCCGTGGTCCGGATGCTGGAACACGAAGAAGTCGTGACCGAGCATTTCCATCTCGAGAACAGCCTCTTCGGGTTGCATCGGCTTGATTTGAAAGGTCTTGTTCCGGACGATCTGGGGGCTCTCGCTCTCAGATTCGAAGTCCTCCGGCGACACCACCGTGACCGGCTCCAGTTCGAGCACGCCCGCGCTGGTGCGCGTCCGCTCGATCTTGCCCCCGTGCGTTTTCTTGAATCGCGAAATCTGGCGTTCCAGCTTGTCCGTGACCAGATCGATGGCCGCGTACATGTTGTCCTTGGCCTCTTCCGCTCGGATCACACCGCCTCGCAGGTGCAGCGTCACTTGGACAATCTGGTTGTTGGCGACGCGCTTGTTCTTGATCACATTCAGTTCGACCTGGGCATCGATGATCCCATCGAAATACTTCCCGACGCGACTGACCTTCTGCTGCGCATACT includes:
- a CDS encoding ABC transporter ATP-binding protein, with amino-acid sequence MLATATPDHLEGHAAPPPLPLATPAETVRLLVGLLPQHVAALTLAALFVVLGTLTTAALVPLARAGATAFGQLSWQSLNGLVAGLIGLFALRSLCQFVQSILAHHVALAVTSALRERVTAHLLELEMRAFQRIRPSDVTTRLTDDLEQVRDALAAVLAEVIPSVLVIAYAIGTVTWMNWRLALASLLGAPLVSLAIARFGSRLHHLAAAGQARQAALAVETQEALQQLPLIRVFGHEGQRVLRLASASQAHRRALWRKALVLAAQSPTIAILQTSALAAVLWVGGREILHGRLEPADLLAFAAAIGIAVDPTLALSQTWSRVQMALASARRVAALQTWGPTMAWPEHSGPTLNLAGDLTCHHVSVTDSAPRPILQDISLRVRPGECLVITGPSGAGKSTLAALLVRLCDPSTGEVRLGSLALSAHAREDLRRAIAYVPQAPTLLAGSVAENLRLGKPEADLPSLRAACRIAQIDDFIDTLPHGYETRVGEGGLPLSGGQVQRLALARAQLVQPRIWVLDEATSALDPQLTTRLLDALLAQRDCMWVLVSHQPEVVWRADQVAVLEQGKLVQLGPPRNLVDQPGLFSELYRPSQFKDTQRMN
- a CDS encoding tetratricopeptide repeat protein, producing MKQEASFLLLRDLRVVATLHPGLDAVLPDDLADLWEACERDPAAFAAELPDPFSLVEVKGTLPGEETLEGGEQALERRWFYLFHNGEVVGLLDAFFSEGEFAFLLNEHHSLARMPEPLAALWRSQNGDLSAFLQVLENDERRYNYMEALPDESEEAIAAEFASDRAEIALHWERGLAMRDRYLFLRALRELEVAAALCDKYAMVNLLAELCNEMGNILIAFEDYDAAVEVMEEGLAYESSDVVCHIRLLTNLSQAYELAGKRKKALDTIETALRNIPENIYDSLLAGLYSQAASLYNHDGNYERAIQLFKLASYLADNSSTVSVPERAMFHNNLGMAYLEHGDRQLALEQLRQAVDLQPDESVYQENLARCRHEEE
- the tatC gene encoding twin-arginine translocase subunit TatC, producing MSVFDHLEEMRWRIFKALLAVLVMAVAVFVNHAPVVRFLERPLHVPTGPMGFPPLDVVLIFTGPGEYFMAVMKLSLLGGLYLALPVLLYQILAFVGPGLLPTERRLAIPTVIGAFALFSLGMAFAYALLLPTGLQFLVGFAPPEVKPMLAIGQYLGFSGGLLFATGLAFELPLFLLAASVLGVVTSYSLATQRRSAFVTAFVLAALLTPSVDIFSQLALAVALYGLFEFSLLLIRLTGK
- the raiA gene encoding ribosome-associated translation inhibitor RaiA, coding for MDLVIKGKNLDVTESLREYAQQKVSRVGKYFDGIIDAQVELNVIKNKRVANNQIVQVTLHLRGGVIRAEEAKDNMYAAIDLVTDKLERQISRFKKTHGGKIERTRTSAGVLELEPVTVVSPEDFESESESPQIVRNKTFQIKPMQPEEAVLEMEMLGHDFFVFQHPDHGKVSIVYHRRDGHYGMIDAVTT